A genomic segment from Triticum dicoccoides isolate Atlit2015 ecotype Zavitan chromosome 1A, WEW_v2.0, whole genome shotgun sequence encodes:
- the LOC119330643 gene encoding uncharacterized protein LOC119330643, with product MACVGEEELSWEDLFFNKAAMLAAALEEEEVEKEKAREVEEKARKAAENRRRRLAHQQVKASILEHDPKTKRKVYTRYSFNDFSVFDINAESPIPPMRYTKRCVNGLELQDTANILTVKIVSSDKGFPIDVYGTIIARDSIDHKCMYLFNRTRDNCQPIKSRDENLILTGPGRGLVLLDFIYLEIDLKIKVGEEPLGEQISKGLLMIDGRVLPRDEKVAVAHQTLESWFSIVDVRYATLLNAVEGTFEIKLLEGRFCGKIMAGIEGIQPRIVIYNSKEDGVVSCEGRTDITLRRRVMTLRLNGMLTVGFAVCGGGGAATRKQKVEFTPQHRGEEKKEISCGTAKLQVKVFWSLMDYRP from the exons ATGGCGTGCGTAGGGGAGGAGGAGTTGAGTTGGGAGGACCTCTTCTTTAACAAGGCGGCGATGCTGGCCGcggcgctggaggaggaggaggtggagaaggAGAAGGCGCGGGAGGTAGAGGAGAAGGCGCGGAAGGCGGCGGAGAACCGGCGGCGACGCCTAGCGCACCAGCAGGTCAAGGCATCCATCCTGGAGCACGACCCCAAGACGAAGCGCAAGGTCTACACCCGCTACTCCTTCAACGACTTCTCGGTCTTCGACATCAACGCCGAGT CGCCTATCCCTCCAATGCGATACACCAAGAGGTGTGTAAATGGTTTGGAACTCCAAGACACTGCAAACATACTTACTGTCAAGATAGTCTCCTCGGATAAAGGCTTCCCAATCGATGTGTATGGCACTATCATCGCTAGAGACAGCATCGACCACAAGTGCATGTACCTCTTTAACCGCACCAGGGACAATTGCCAACCTATCAAGTCAAGG GATGAAAATTTGATCTTAACTGGCCCAGGTCGAGGTCTGGTATTACTTGATTTCATATATCTGGAGATAGATCTTAAAATCAAGGTTGGCGAGGAGCCTCTAGGCGAGCAAATCAGCAAGGGTTTGCTTATGATTGATGGACGAGTTCTGCCTAGAGACGAAAAGGTTGCTGTTGCACATCAAACTCTTGAGAGCTGGTTTAGTATTGTGGACGTGAGGTATGCAACTCTTCTTAATGCTGTTGAGGGTACGTTCGAGATCAAGTTACTTGAGGGACGATTCTGTGGAAAGATCATGGCTGGCATCGAGGGCATTCAACCTAGGATTGTGATTTATAATAGCAAGGAAGACGGTGTGGTGTCTTGTGAAGGACGTACAGATATCACACTCCGGCGGCGAGTCATGACCCTCCGTCTGAATGGTATGCTCACAGTTGGCTTTGCAgtctgtggtggtggtggtgctgctacTAGAAAACAGAAAGTTGAATTCACACCACAACACCGTGGTGAAGAGAAAAAGGAGATTTCTTGTGGTACTGCCAAGCTTCAAGTGAAGGTCTTCTGGTCCTTGATGGACTATAGGCCGTAA